In Leuconostoc kimchii IMSNU 11154, the DNA window ACGAATAGAAATTGAATCTTGGTTACAAGAAATGGGATGGTAACTATGAGAAAAATTATCAAATCACTCATTATGGGGCAAAAAACCTTTATGATAACCATTGCCTTATTAACACTTGTATCGGCACTGACAAGTATGACAATTTTAACTGCTTATCGCGCTAACATTTCCCAATATCGATCAGCTTACCGTACGGATAAATTACCCGATGTACTTGTTAAAGTCGACAATCGTGATAATGTCACAAACGCGATAAAATCACTTAAAAACGTTAAAAATGTCACTTCTAAAGCAGGTATTGTGTCACAAGTTATGGGCAAAAATGACGAAAATGTTGCCTTATTTATTTCAAATGATGTCTCAAATCTCAATTTAAAATTACCGGATAATCATAAGATTGTATTATCTTCCTATCTTAAATCGAATAATAATTTTAAAGTAGGCGACACCTTTGAAATTGGGCAACAACGATTAACAGTTCAAGGATTTTATGATGATCACTTACTTGGCAGTCCATTGTTTAAATATAAGCAAGGCACTGTCTCTGAAGAAACAATGCAAGTCTTGCAGTCACAAAAAGGACAACAGAAAAGTCAATTGGCACTTGTGAATGTATTTGGAAAAATTAAAAACAACAATAAACTATTATCAGATTATCCAGACAGATTGCAAGCGGATTTGATTTATGATAAAGACTACATTCAAAAAGCCTATACAATGTTACCAACAATTGTGGCACTCGTCATTATTTTAGCCGCCGTATTTTTATTTGGTATTTGTTTATTTGTTATGCGTTTTGCGCTTTTGTCGGGTATTGATAAAGATCGTCAGAAGATTGCAACCTTTAAGACGCTAGGCATGACTAATCGACAAGTTAATTTGGCATACGTGATGTCTTATTTAGGCAGTAATCTGGTTGGGTTATTTGGCGCCGTGTTGGTTAGTTTTTGGACAAGTAACCTAGCTTTCAAATTTTTCTGGCAGTTAAATGGTTTAACAGGTGTGCAACATGTGCCGATTAATATAATCATTGTGTCAATCATTACACTGATTATGGTCAGTTTTTCTACAATCATTATTCTATTATCACTTAGGCCAGTTGGGTCAATCTCACCAGCAGCAGCCTTTCAAGGTAGTCAGAGTAAAGTCATATCAAGTAGCGGGCATTTAAAATTAACGAAAAGCAAGATGCCACTTCAAATAACGCTAGCATTTAAAGATTATAGGCAAAAAATTGGTCATTATATGACTTTCACCTTAGTGATTAGCCTGTTTGTGTTTTTGAGTTTAATGATTATGACCCTAAATCAGGGGTTTAAAGGAAAAATTAATGGTTTGTTTGGTTTACCAAGCGTTGATCTGATTATGCAAACAACAAACGATACACTACGTCATGAATCATTGCAAAAAATCAATACGATAACACCAATTAAATCGAGTGGTTATAACCAAGAGACAAAAATTCTTCTAAGTAAAGACGTGATACCAGTACATCGGTATAGTCAAATACCAGATGAAATAAAAGTATTATCAGGACATCAACCGAAACAGTCAAAAGACCTATTGCTATCAAGTAATCTCATGAAGACGCTGCATCTTAGTGTCGGACAAACTGTCCGCGTCAAAACAGCAACAAATGAGCAGATACAAATGACAATTGTTGGTACGTATCAAACAATTAACAATTTGGGAAAAGAGGCATATAGTCTTATTGATATAAAGTTACCTATGACAACGACCTATATTAATTTAAAAAAGACAAGTAACAAGAATAGCTTATTAACACGTTTTTCACACAAGAATGTACAATTAATCGATACAAGTACGAGCTCAAAAAATTTAACTATGAGTATTCAGCGTGCGGTTAAGGCGTTAGCTAATATCATTTTACTGTTAACACTTATTATTTCTGGTTTGTTTGTTTATCTTGTCAGTTATCTGACGATTGAAACAGAAAAGAGACAAATAGCGTTGAAAAAAATGTTAGGTTTTACCAATCAAGCATTAAGAATTCAGTATCTACTCCGAGCAGGATTTGCATTGATGTTAGGTATTGTCATTAGTTTGATACTTAACAAATTCATTGGATCCGCTTTAATAAATAGTTTAGTGAGCTTGGGTGGATTAACCAAGCTGAGTGTGACATTACCATTATCATATGATGTGTTCATCATCGCGTTACTGGTTTGTGAAAGTAGTTTGATTGTTTTAGTTGCAAGTCAACGAATAACAAAAATTAAAATTGGAGACTTTTTATGAAATTTGTGCATAGTATTTTTTTGAAAATTGCGCTTAGTATGGGAATCGTGATGTACATGGCCTATGCTATTCCAACGCGTCAATATACTAACCTTTATTTAATTGGTATTAGCGTATTTACAGCGTTATTTTTACCCATATTTACAATCGTTAGCACTTACTTGGAGCAACAAACATTCAGATTAACGGCTTCGATGTTTGCTAGTAAGTTTGCTAAATTTGTGTGGCAGAGTCTTTATAACCTTTTTGCGCTAGGTCTACTCGTCAAAGGGCATGTAATTGATACGAATAATCTTCGAATGGTCGGTGGATTGGTAGGCGCAGTTTGTTTAACTTCTTTGGCTTCACAAGGACTACAGTACCTTGCTATCATGCTGAGTAACCATGGGAAAGGCAATCGATTTGCTAATATTTTTTTTGCCTTGAGTTTTAATGTCATTATTAGTGCTTTGGCTGCAATAGGTTATAAAAAAATCCAAGTGATTTTCATCATATTGGGCTTAGCGCTTGGTATTATTGGTATATTTATCAGTTTAGTAACAGATATTTGGGGTATAGTGCCTTCTAAAGGTGGTGTCGGCTTGTTTCTTGGCACATTTAATCCTGTTCATAAGTCACATATTGCCATATTAAAAAAATTTATTGATGAACGTCATTTGGATAAAGTATATATTCATCCAACGGTCATTCCAAAAATGCATCAATACCTTTTAGATAAAGAGATGATTGAAATTGTCAAAGAAGATGCGGGTAAGCGATATTATGAAAAATCTGCTTTAGCAGATCCGCTTGTCAACTTTTTTCCTACTGGTAAAGTATTTTATGAAGCTGAAAATCGCTTATTTATGTTAAAAACCGCAATCAAAGAAGCTGGTTTGGAGAACAAAGTAGAGATTTTATCTGATACAAAACGTTATCAAGACGATGGCTTTTATGCTATTATCAAAGCTATTCGAAAGAAACATCCCCATACACAATTGCATGGTCTTCTAGGGACAGACGAAGGCGGTATGTTGCTTCATGATATTTACGATGAAACACGTGTTAAACCGTATGTTGTATTACGACGAGACAACATATCGGGTACTGCGATACGAAGAGGAGAGAAAGGCATGACAATGCCTAAAGTAACAACTTTTTGTCTAATGTCAAAGAAGGTCAAAGTGGTATGTTGTTTGGTAAAACAGCACATGTCGTTAATAATCGTTTGGAGGTTATTGATGAGTGAGTCAAATACTAAATTTTTAATCACAACATAAAAAGCCGCAACCGAAGTTGCGACTTGATATAGCTCGTGAGAGAATCGAACTCTCGATTCCGCCGTGAAAGGGCAGCGTCTTAGCCACTTGACCAACGAGCCATGGTCAGTGATGTCTGATATGCATCAGACAACTATACTATAATATCAAGTTTTTGGTCACTCGTCAATACGTTTGACATGATTTTTAAAATAATGACCAACTAGTCTCACAAAACTGCGTTTTGACACATATCTTACGTGGTGACAATATCCAAAATATCTTGGTAATTCTGTGCAATGTATGTCGGCTTTATAGTTGATAGTGGTTGATCATTGTTGGGATTGAACCAAATACTTTTCATATTAACCGCTAAAGCACCTTTTATATCTGCAGATAGTTTATCACCAACCATAACCGTGTTGTCGATTGTTATTTTGGGATCAACATCTAGGATATGTGAGAAAAATTGTGGTTGGGGTTTATTAAAACCAATTTCCTCTGAAATGAAAATGCTATCAAAATACTTTTGAATATTGGCACCAGCTAATCTAGCATACTGTGTTTTAGCTAAACCATTCGTTCCAACAATCAGTTTATAACCACGTTTTTTTAAATTATCCAAAAGCGTTGTAGCACCTGAAATGACATGATAATTATGATCGAGTTTTGTGCGATACATCGCTTCTAGCTGGCGACCATCACTTTGAATGTCAAAATGTGCCAATGTATCCGAGAATCTAGTATTCAATAGGGGCTGACTATCATAACCCTGTTCAATTTTTTGCCAAATAGTCGCGTTCAATGCAAGATAGTATTCAAATGCGACTTCTAAGTCTGGCACATGCTGCGATGCTAAAATGTCTCGTACGCCTTCGCACTCGCCGCGTTTGAAGTCCAAAAGTGTGTCATCTAGATCAAATATGATGTTTTTAATCATTAGTTGGTTACTTCCATTCAATATTTTATAATAGTTATTTGATATAGATAAGTATACTGGATATGCTAAAATTAACATATGCTATTTCGCACATTATTGGTGGGACAATGATTGATCAAATGACTATTGACAATGCTAACTTAAATTTTCTACCAGATGACGTATTTGCTGGTAGTTATTTAGCCTATTTTAAAAATGGTGACGTTATCACGACTTCTGAGCCGTCAGGTGAAACTGCTAAATTATATTACTTAATAGCCGGTCGTGCTAAAGTTATCGCATTGTCTGATGAGGGGGACGCTAATTTAGTTCAACTTTTATACCCCAATGATTGGATAGGAGAACTTGAATTTACGGCACAACAAACAACTGCAAAACAAGTTACTGCAATCGGTGACAGCGTATGTATTTGTATTCCCAATCAGATCGTCAAAAAATATTTATTAAACCATGTCGGTTACTTACAGCATATTAATCAGTATCTAGTAAAAAAATTATTGGCGCGCACAAATATGATGATTACGAGCCGTACTTATGCATTTAAATATCGCTTAGCAACGTTTATCTTGGATGATTCGTATGATAATTTTTATAGTGAACCCCATACTTTAGTGATGGCATATTTAGGGGTAAGCTACAGACATCTTTTATACACATACAAAGTATTTGAAACAGAGCAACTATTATTTAAAGTAGGCCGAAATCAATACCGACTTAACGCTGATAAACTGAGAGAATTCTATCTTAAGCCCTAGGATACTTAAATAAAAATTGAGTTAGGCCAGCTTTATGCGTCAATATTAAACTAGAAGTGACGTGTCAACATAACCTTGAAAACTAACCGCTTATCACAAAAGCGGTTTTTTTAGTGTCTTAAATTGCTAAGATAAAAGCATAAACGAGACAAAGGAGAGATGACATGCATCGTGTTAAGAAAATCGTATTTTTGGTAAAATAGTAGCATTGTAGTTAGGAGAAGAAATGTGGAAATAAAAATCACAGTTGACGAGTCAATGGCTGGTGTTGAAGTTGCCATAACGGGCAATGATATTGAACAGATGACTGCGATTGCCAAGCAGATACAAAAT includes these proteins:
- a CDS encoding FtsX-like permease family protein, which produces MRKIIKSLIMGQKTFMITIALLTLVSALTSMTILTAYRANISQYRSAYRTDKLPDVLVKVDNRDNVTNAIKSLKNVKNVTSKAGIVSQVMGKNDENVALFISNDVSNLNLKLPDNHKIVLSSYLKSNNNFKVGDTFEIGQQRLTVQGFYDDHLLGSPLFKYKQGTVSEETMQVLQSQKGQQKSQLALVNVFGKIKNNNKLLSDYPDRLQADLIYDKDYIQKAYTMLPTIVALVIILAAVFLFGICLFVMRFALLSGIDKDRQKIATFKTLGMTNRQVNLAYVMSYLGSNLVGLFGAVLVSFWTSNLAFKFFWQLNGLTGVQHVPINIIIVSIITLIMVSFSTIIILLSLRPVGSISPAAAFQGSQSKVISSSGHLKLTKSKMPLQITLAFKDYRQKIGHYMTFTLVISLFVFLSLMIMTLNQGFKGKINGLFGLPSVDLIMQTTNDTLRHESLQKINTITPIKSSGYNQETKILLSKDVIPVHRYSQIPDEIKVLSGHQPKQSKDLLLSSNLMKTLHLSVGQTVRVKTATNEQIQMTIVGTYQTINNLGKEAYSLIDIKLPMTTTYINLKKTSNKNSLLTRFSHKNVQLIDTSTSSKNLTMSIQRAVKALANIILLLTLIISGLFVYLVSYLTIETEKRQIALKKMLGFTNQALRIQYLLRAGFALMLGIVISLILNKFIGSALINSLVSLGGLTKLSVTLPLSYDVFIIALLVCESSLIVLVASQRITKIKIGDFL
- a CDS encoding substrate-binding protein → MKFVHSIFLKIALSMGIVMYMAYAIPTRQYTNLYLIGISVFTALFLPIFTIVSTYLEQQTFRLTASMFASKFAKFVWQSLYNLFALGLLVKGHVIDTNNLRMVGGLVGAVCLTSLASQGLQYLAIMLSNHGKGNRFANIFFALSFNVIISALAAIGYKKIQVIFIILGLALGIIGIFISLVTDIWGIVPSKGGVGLFLGTFNPVHKSHIAILKKFIDERHLDKVYIHPTVIPKMHQYLLDKEMIEIVKEDAGKRYYEKSALADPLVNFFPTGKVFYEAENRLFMLKTAIKEAGLENKVEILSDTKRYQDDGFYAIIKAIRKKHPHTQLHGLLGTDEGGMLLHDIYDETRVKPYVVLRRDNISGTAIRRGEKGMTMPKVTTFCLMSKKVKVVCCLVKQHMSLIIVWRLLMSESNTKFLITT
- a CDS encoding YjjG family noncanonical pyrimidine nucleotidase produces the protein MIKNIIFDLDDTLLDFKRGECEGVRDILASQHVPDLEVAFEYYLALNATIWQKIEQGYDSQPLLNTRFSDTLAHFDIQSDGRQLEAMYRTKLDHNYHVISGATTLLDNLKKRGYKLIVGTNGLAKTQYARLAGANIQKYFDSIFISEEIGFNKPQPQFFSHILDVDPKITIDNTVMVGDKLSADIKGALAVNMKSIWFNPNNDQPLSTIKPTYIAQNYQDILDIVTT
- a CDS encoding cyclic nucleotide-binding domain-containing protein, which codes for MLKLTYAISHIIGGTMIDQMTIDNANLNFLPDDVFAGSYLAYFKNGDVITTSEPSGETAKLYYLIAGRAKVIALSDEGDANLVQLLYPNDWIGELEFTAQQTTAKQVTAIGDSVCICIPNQIVKKYLLNHVGYLQHINQYLVKKLLARTNMMITSRTYAFKYRLATFILDDSYDNFYSEPHTLVMAYLGVSYRHLLYTYKVFETEQLLFKVGRNQYRLNADKLREFYLKP